The genome window ACTGGGAGTATCAGCAGTGAGAAAGGATTGCAGAGTCCCTCTTCTCATTATCAGTGACTTTCATCCCGGCCAGAGGAGAAATGGAAAGCAGTGCATAAAACTGCTGTGAGTAATGAGGagcagcaaaaagtaaaatatctTGAGTATTACGAAAAAGATAGAAATCCCATTTCAAGCACATTTGTAGAAAAGATAATTACGCTATGCAGGTTTTATAGATCCAGCCTTGTGCAGCATTATACCAGCAGAACGTGGTATTCTTGTGGCTTCAGCCATTTACATAGAACTAACATAGCTCAAGCCAGAAAACTGAGGagctttgctttgtttaaaaaactgGGAGTTTGAAACTTTCCATTCCGGACAGactaaaaagaaaaccattttgcttagaaaagagaaaattggTATGAGAGTACGAGCATCTCTACCTGAGTACAAACAATAACCTGGAAATCACTCTGTCGACAGAAATCAGCTGAATGTGATGGTAACATGAATAAGTCTGTCTGTGATCCCCATGACTCAAGCAGTTTCTTGGACAAACAGATTTAtgaagaaatacctttttctccCAAAAGGAACTATTTTATATATTTAGCCAAATATTTACCAGTCTAAAAAGAGAGGTAAGAATTTCAGTTTGGGTCTTCTACATCTCATAAGAGTGCTTTAATCCCCAAGTACCAGTTGGTATcaatttcagtctctttcaccCCATGGAATCTATTCTGGGCTTAGTAAGCCAGATCAATATACTGAGTTAAATGAACCTTGCCAAGGAAACTTTCTGTTTCATCTAACTGACAGGTTTTcttgggaaagacagaaaataactCCATACCAGTATTACTTCATATATGCTGCATGAGAATGGCATCTATTTTGGCGGCCTGTTTTCATAGAccacaaaaaagcaaacagaattttttccaactgtttttttctgattctgcttAGATGCTATACACAAGGGGTGGCTGAGAAATTCCTTGTGCTATACTCCCTCTTTGGAGAGATTCAGTTTTTTCCAACTCTGAGCTCCTCCTGAAAGGAGAAGAGCAACCAAAGCTGGAAAATACTGAATGCTgcccctaaaaaagaaaaattttcgaCTAACATAGAACAGCTCTAAATACCAGAAATACTCAGAAGTAGTACATAGTGTCCTGATGAGTCCACCTGACTTAGTATGGAATTGAAAAATGATGACCAGGAAGTAGAGTCCCATCACTCTGTCATGAGCGGTTCTATGTGTCCATCAGTGGTTTTATGAGCTCTGTTTTACAGTGATTTTGTAGCATCTTCCAAAAGCTGCACAGGATGTTTTCTAACACGGAAACAAAACTGAGACCTACATAAGTGTGATGATGGTCTTGCGGTGACATTTGCTGATAAAATGTAggattcacaaaaaaaaaaaagattacttccAGATACTGTCACAAAAACAGAGTTTTTCCTCCTATTATTGTTCCTAATTGCTGTGCCCAAAAGAAGGCTCCAGGACCAGGTGGATGAGGTTAATGGGGATAATAGCTAGGGGGTACAGAgaataaaacacaggaaaagaagggaggaaagtaACTGTGAAAAAGAGAATTGTTTGATAAATTGAAGTGCAAGTAACCTAGGAAGAATAGTAAAAGCAGTAAAGAACtgcaaaaatacagaaagtaGGCTTCGGAGTAATCTCTAAAATCCTCTTTGTCTAAAGCAGATAAAGTGCTTGAAGACAGTATTTCACGAGATCTCTGCAAGTTCTTGGTCTCAAAACTCAGGAGCAGAGGACAGGCATTTTCCTCACATATAAAGTGGATGTAGCTGAAGTGAATGAAATGAGTACGGAACAGCCACTTGGCCATGTGGAGGGACTGCTGGCTAGGCACCTCATCACCTGTGCGAGAAGGTAGGATTGCTTCTCATGCAGGTGTCAAGGCTCAGATGTTACAACTCTGCAGCTGGTGAATGATGCAAAATTCGAATGTGCTTGTAGAAAAACTATGGACAATTGCCAACTGTTTCAAagccttctctctccccttctctttcaTGAATGCTTCTTAATTAGACCACTCGTCAAATGTGGTTACCAGTTAATGaaaaccttcaaaagaaaacagggcTAAATTGACAAAGATTgtaaaaaagtgacttttttttttttctttttaatcctttgTGCCAAACAAACTGATGTTTTCCCAACTTTCATAACTTCTTTTAGAAAAGTTAGTTGTCTCACAATGAGTATTTGCAGACAAACAAGAAGACAGAGTTTGGTGCAAACGCACCCACACACAGGCAAGTGTTCATTCTCAGCTGTTCAGCATGGGTATGTTAGCgcaggaaaataagaaaatcttaCTGTAGCCAGAGTTCATAACAGAGCTGGAAGTATTTATCACTCGTCCCTTTAAGCACACTTTCACAATAATGCAAATGCGGAGTTACCTACCAGCCTTGTATTCCCTGCTgcacatttttatgaaaaattatgtttACAGTGCTCTTGCTGCCCATGTATGAATTATTTTAGCTTCTTTAAGCGGGTGCGGATTGGAGCTTTACTGACTAAAGCACACAGAGCAGCGAAAAGAAGCTTCTTCCCCTGGAGACATTTTGATCGAAGAAAGCCCAAGAGGTATAATGCTGAGGGGCACAGAAGAGGCACAGCTTCTGTCAGGGGAAAACATCCCAAAGCAAGTGGATTTACAAgacttggaggaggaggagagggaacaaAAGGTAAGGTACGTGGTAGGAGTTAGTTTCCAGGGAAGGCACTGCCAATGTAAGGAGTGTCAGGGAAGAGCGGGGCATCAGTGAGAAGTTAGAAGAGCCTGGAACAAACATGGTGAGCTGGCAAGATAGAGGAGGAGATAAGGACAGAAACCTAATTGAATGTTGTGAAATTAGATTGAACTTTAGATAGAAAAAGGGAAACTAGTTCACAGGACTACAATGACCTACGAAGTGAAATGGAAAAGTTAgtgatggaaaagggaaaaaacccttgATGCAGCTCAAATGTCTGAGGGATAAAGAAGGGAAGCCAGGAGAAAGAAACTGCAGGTTACAAAAATGCAGTCTTGCCCATGTTTCTCTGGGTAtatccttttatttcttcttcctaaaaAATCTGTCTAGATGCAGAGGGCGGTTATGGCTTAATGGTTCAGCATTTCTGGACTCGGCTTCACTTCGCCCTGAGGATCCTGACCCTGCAGATAGTCCAGGTTGGTGGCACCGTGTGGGAAGTTGATGGTGGCCCCTCCTTgccaccaaaaccttgccacataaccCAACAGTGGCTTGCATGGCTACTGTGCACCCTGCGGGATGGATGCGACGCTTCCAGAACACCACAGCTGGAGGCAGCGTgccagcctgcagcagctccacagcaCATGTGCCCTATTAGATACATCCTAAGAGTAGTCAAGGTGGAACCTGGGACTGCTTTGATCACAAgttaagcagaagaaaaggagggggcaGGTATTACCTCATCCGTATTTGTAGGACTCTGACATTACTGCCATCATAATAATCGGGATAAAACCCGAAGAGCATCACAGAGTGCAAGTGTTTCGCTGTCTGCCCTGAGTGGTGGGGCACGATGATTAGGattctttgaggaactccagatTTTGTCTCATTAGCTTGGCTTGCAGGGGCAGGCGGTTGAGGGTAAGAGAAATTATGATGGCAaaatacagaaagggaaaaaaagagacagcatGTCACTTTCCAGGGGAATTGTCACAAGGTAAGATAAATATCATCTATCAACTTGATGCTTTTCTATGCTttcctacatatatatatacacacatatgtatgcatAGATACATAGGTAATCTTTCAAATGCTTAGCTATAATTCAACAATTTATCAGAAAGTTTCTTCCCTGGTACTTTGCATGTTTTATTCCCAAGACAAGAGAAAAGAGGTGGAAACAAAACTGTTCTCAATACAAATCAGATCAGCCCCTTCAGTTTCTTTGTTATGGTAATTGgtaattacaggaaaaaaaaaatcttaatttaagaTGAAGATTGCTCCAAGTACCTACCCTACACATGATCTGTCAGCAGCCCACCTTTGGATGACACCTATACTGGAGGTTAGAACAGGTCACACGAAATCTCTGAGCAAGCCACCAGCCACGAGTCTCTGCTCCCCCTTTTCCCAGCACCTGGGGAACAAGTACAGCAGCACTGAGACCTGGGATCATTGAAATGGGATCCAATGGGAGGCAGCTCTTTGACATTCTGTGTTTTCCCCCCAGTTTAGGCCAGCAGACTGAAAAATATGTGATGCCGGTGAAGCCATTAGGAAAGCTTTGGGCCAAAATCAGAAGCTTAAAGAGGGTTATCTCCTCTCAGGGAAGACTCACTGCCTGGTCCTCCTCTGGTGGAGGCAGACAGCTCCTTGCCCCCATGAGGATGACGGTGGCTGCATGCAGCTGGTGTAGGGTCACTGCACATCTGCCCCCATGAACAGGACCTTCAGAGCAAAAACCTACCCAGCTTTCTGCCCACACACTGCACTTCAGCAGGGCACTCCCTGAGGGATGACAGGTGATCCCTGCCCGCCAAAGTCAGTTTCTGTACATGTCCCTGcaaggcatttaatttttttttgtttcttccaacaAACACACGGCTcacaaaatattaaacattttcGTCTGCCTAGTCACTCACAACCTCCAATAGGTGCACATTAAATGCTTTATCTGCTtgtacaacagcaaaacaaaacacaacatatACCCTCAGAATCCACTCTGCTTCTCACTATGGTgacctaacaaaaaaaaagtgttttattcatGTCATTTCATCAATAATGCTACACTTAACTGCATCTTTGTCTAAAACCTGATCTCTCGTGCCACCAGAATGCCCTCTCTGTTTTTCGCTCTGTCCAATACAATTGCTGACATTATCAGGACCCATTGGCTCCACTTTCACTCTCAGCCCTCCCTCTGAATGAGGCAGATGATCATCAGGCAAGGAAGCCTGGTAGTTCTGAATCATCTCTACAACTCGCTCTAAGTGCTTCTGAAATCGCTCTGCTGTTTCCAAACGCTGACATTTCTGCACCTCCATCGTGACTCTCAGCGTCTCCCAAGCCTGGTGAGGGCAATACTCATTTATAAGATGATGGACGTGaacaaaaagcagttttaagtCCTCCAGTTCCTCCTCTGGCTTTATACTCTCTGGACTCCTTATGAGGGTATCCAAGAGGTCCAAAAAGTTGACCAGGATAGACGTATTAAGTTTTCTTGATTCCTTCTTGTGATCAAACTGCATAGGATGTAACCGTTCAATAC of Rissa tridactyla isolate bRisTri1 chromosome 2, bRisTri1.patW.cur.20221130, whole genome shotgun sequence contains these proteins:
- the LOC128905084 gene encoding mediator of RNA polymerase II transcription subunit 7-like; this translates as MVVDRLVLSIYSPSSSVRYTEQLSDMLLITFFETTVEKILGCEPMMEGCAVHLLFLGKELLDLCSDGSQGQAVETALPQRQQQLVAAAHDLPPPPMQCIKEYTDENICKGLAPKPPPPVKDSYMMFGNQFQCDDLIIRPLERWGIERLHPMQFDHKKESRKLNTSILVNFLDLLDTLIRSPESIKPEEELEDLKLLFVHVHHLINEYCPHQAWETLRVTMEVQKCQRLETAERFQKHLERVVEMIQNYQASLPDDHLPHSEGGLRVKVEPMGPDNVSNCIGQSEKQRGHSGGTRDQVLDKDAVKCSIIDEMT